In Naumovozyma castellii chromosome 1, complete genome, one DNA window encodes the following:
- the PZF1 gene encoding Pzf1p (ancestral locus Anc_7.543) produces MSQTSNLGDHDSLDQWKDHLQTIPLERSNTSESLESLSSIDSSHSSISSTSSRPKNYFCDYSGCTKAFTRPSLLSEHQLTFHQGIKPFKCEQCDKQFSRKTHLERHLISHSDSKPFCCLHCGKGVTTRQQLKRHEVTHTKSFKCPYENCDEAYYKHPQLRSHILSFHLEKLTCKHCGKKFQRPYRLQNHIAKHHNPDVKTPYQCTFANCHRSFRTWTLYQSHVKMDHPKLKCSICDKLCVGENGLKMHMSVHDEDLVIKNWKCTICAEDADTFVSFPKKSELLNHYRDKHHEKDIPIDLLNSTNKHLNIDMDTNDNLVSFDSKDGYGMMTRSKRRKLNDIDSIRSEVNIQHYIEDGKSSMNLLLNTVGRKFRCPFLNCSRTFKLEERYKKHIEKHKIHQLKMKILEEKTEVENSDESQEKKDAETRKMEDDRN; encoded by the coding sequence ATGAGCCAAACATCCAACCTTGGAGACCATGATTCACTGGACCAATGGAAAGACCACTTACAGACTATCCCATTGGAAAGATCAAATACTTCAGAAAGTTTAGAGTCGTTATCCAGCATCGATTCCTCACATAGTTCCATTTCTTCCACATCTTCGCGACCTAAGAACTATTTTTGTGATTATAGTGGGTGTACTAAAGCATTCACAAGaccatcattattatcagaaCATCAACTCACTTTTCACCAAGGTATCAAGCCTTTCAAATGTGAGCAATGCGATAAGCAATTTTCTAGAAAGACCCACTTAGAAAGACATTTAATATCCCACTCAGATTCTAAACCTTTCTGTTGTTTGCATTGCGGAAAAGGTGTCACGACAAGACAACAATTAAAAAGGCATGAAGTTACGCATACCAAATCATTTAAGTGTCCATATGAAAACTGTGATGAAGCATATTATAAGCATCCACAACTACGGTCTCATATATTAAGCTTCCATTTGGAGAAATTAACCTGTAAACATTGTGgaaaaaagtttcaaagaCCATATCGTCTGCAAAATCATATTGCCAAACACCATAATCCCGATGTGAAGACGCCATACCAATGTACTTTTGCAAACTGTCATCGAAGTTTTAGAACGTGGACTCTATATCAATCTCATGTAAAAATGGACCATCCAAAACTGAAATGTAGCATTTGTGATAAGTTGTGTGTTGGTGAAAACGGGTTGAAGATGCATATGAGTGTTCATGATGAAGATCTAGTGAttaaaaattggaaatgcACAATCTGTGCTGAAGATGCTGACACGTTTGTATCGTTTCCCAAAAAGTCAGAATTACTGAATCATTATAGGGATAAACACCACGAAAAGGATATTCCTATTGATTTGCTAAACAGCACAAATAAGCATCTAAATATCGATATGGATACAAATGATAATCTAGTCTCATTCGATTCGAAAGATGGATATGGGATGATGACAAGAAgtaaaagaagaaaattgaatgatattgattCAATACGGTCAGAAGTTAATATTCAACATTACATCGAGGATGGAAAATCAAGTATGAACCTATTGCTAAATACTGTCGGTAGGAAATTTCGATGTCCATTCTTAAATTGTTCGAGGACTTTTAAACTTGAAGAGCGTTATAAGAAGCATATTGAGAAACACAAAATTCATCAACTAAAAATGAAGATACTAGAAGAAAAAACAGAAGTTGAGAATAGTGATGAAAGTcaggaaaagaaagatgCTGAAACCAGAAAAATGGA
- the MLC2 gene encoding Mlc2p (ancestral locus Anc_7.545) has translation MLQMLFRLHDPVNKSTNLPSYRKEGTKMEHSQSVTFSQLTQDHIARLKDAFQMIDGNGDGEISQQDLSKIHQNIGKSISEDELKKMLGKTEESTSATISFPEFLAIMCETMGEFPEEAELIRCLKTLSNNEESELEVSMNELISHLKDAGFENAEQEFEKVFKTFSANQQTTGDKIFKGKQFLDTVMD, from the coding sequence ATGCTTCAAATGTTGTTTAGACTACATGATCCAGTCAATAAATCAACAAACTTACCCTCTTATAGAAAGGAAGGAACAAAAATGGAGCATAGTCAGTCAGTCACATTTAGCCAATTAACCCAAGACCACATTGCTAGATTAAAAGATGCATTCCAAATGATCGACGGGAACGGTGATGGAGAAATTTCTCAACAAGATTTAAGCAAGATACATCAAAATATAGGGAAATCCATTTCTGAAGATGAACTTAAAAAGATGCTAGGGAAGACAGAGGAGTCAACCAGTGCAACTATCAGCTTTCCTGAGTTCTTAGCCATAATGTGTGAAACAATGGGAGAGTTTCCTGAAGAGGCAGAACTTATACGATGTTTAAAAACTTTGagtaataatgaagaaagtgaaCTGGAGGTAAGCATGAATGAACTTATTTCTCATTTAAAGGATGCGGGATTTGAAAATGCTGAACAAGAATTCGAGAAAGTGTTCAAGACGTTCAGTGCCAATCAACAGACAACTGGagataaaatattcaaaggTAAACAATTCTTGGATACAGTAATGGATTGA
- the SKI3 gene encoding SKI complex subunit tetratricopeptide repeat protein SKI3 (ancestral locus Anc_7.546), with translation MSEVKQLLKEAKIELSRADYEEAAAISEQVLKLDPENYFAQVFLGKSYSCIENKMKDAVSHYVAATDLLPNNMLAWKGFFILLNSEGVVPSTVSFDDYFNLCGKYAETLIQNELPLVELIHELRVMKKKFPQSHESFYRHMRPGTPMAERLGRHLITPQDALKGLITIINDRELESIAKIVSRERLRLSTNDPDYQIKINALAWEVFNTSELDDLYNQLINILDDDDTRAKYESLWLEYRIRVLKSMPIDLKLNFFFKVKNMVEDMVLVDHGSLLVWSLYFEWHDYEDLDKMDKNLILKFFKKFPTEPLAMILYAWICSSFSKYDISEFDNNDKKNEKTETIRESETETEDDELNELVENEEEDSQTLKEDDILIALNDNISKAQNNALAHRIISQYYIFSKEYEAALPYIKKGISLVSHKIRDLGCQLIHTKREFSLTLATCYTYVDAPQFHNAAMTLFDRILQESPDNTRAKMGKGIIYIERENWQDANKLLKEVINEYPDNLDVLSELGWTKANLGQYDEAIEMLSSALRMITGNDLRTTTFRALTLWRQAKSYIFKEAANVSQGLENIKLAFKILVQLIKVLDTYAPAYSTLGDLYTTYYKDSGRAFKCYYKAFELDAGDHIAANYMTEVYAKSNNWSSAVQIAERLVKAEKAKRVLQTMNWPYRVIGIGNLERQQESDSIEWFQSAIRVDPNDVESWIGLGQAYLGCGRIEASIKVFEKAIELDSSHTYAKYFKSIALSEMGEFTESIPLLKEITGTHPEEETFQVSLATTLVNYAYDLYYEGFLMKSISIVLDSIEVMKFIVSELSCSVQNLWISLSRALKLFVFVESRIDCLPVESLVEIFSSKGLIGTKDVDQIDDVELKTILASSDEDNITIGCQFLILAAKYAIPSENLTEYAATVRSALWCNIGVTELTASLVLKEAKFRDAAIFSFKRSIKYQSNTTEAWIGLGIATMDVNYRVSQHCFIKAVALAPKDIEISFNLAMLALKNNDLEFAEQILMRSQSVAPQDSSPWLGLALILEKNGNTADSCSLFAHSFILSNGRSKMSQLLYAKSTLQKYIGNENDERNIQVVEELTTVINALDQYFKKEPENAFALECALLTLERLHNFKFANNLSEKLTELLESRFEKTQNENELFNFAIIRAQFARIQLGLRNFKSAIENSELSQGILADFSNDRVISAQISNHICLGLSYFFLDDFDETLAHFQELLNISKDSKNLVLLIVKVLYEVGTPDTKLIAMQELTDYVKTQGVDLLTTLTIAAMTILDKKKEDFRTILKELNTMNLSDMILDTYKESPLLIEQVERSLFQDKAVDAGKNTWQRTAFLFPNDYKSWSKLDKRIERRVSSNSACKITAQKMSDIYYSSKNQRNIQRSLFLCPWNEKAVMALKECF, from the coding sequence ATGTCGGAAGTGAAGCAATTGCTAAAGGAGGCTAAAATTGAACTCTCCAGGGCAGACTATGAAGAGGCCGCTGCCATCTCTGAACAGGTTTTAAAATTAGATCcagaaaattattttgcTCAGGTCTTCCTAGGCAAATCATATTCAtgtattgaaaataaaatgaagGATGCTGTTTCCCATTATGTGGCAGCTACAGACTTACTTCCTAATAATATGCTTGCCTGGAAAGGTTTCTTTATTTTACTGAATTCTGAAGGTGTTGTTCCTTCCACTGTCTCATTCGACGATTATTTCAACCTCTGTGGCAAGTATGCAGAGACGCTAATCCAAAATGAATTACCATTGGTTGAATTGATACATGAACTAAGAGttatgaagaaaaaatttccTCAATCACATGAGTCCTTTTATAGGCATATGAGACCAGGTACGCCAATGGCAGAAAGATTAGGACGTCATTTAATAACCCCACAGGATGCCTTAAAGGGGTTAATAACTATTATCAATGATAGAGAATTAGAAAGTATTGCTAAGATTGTTAGTCGTGAGAGATTAAGATTGAGTACAAATGATCCAGATTatcaaattaaaattaatgCCTTAGCTTGGGAAGTTTTTAATACGTCAGAATTAGACGATCTTtataatcaattgattaaCATATTGGACGATGATGATACCAGAGCTAAATACGAATCTCTATGGCTAGAATATAGAATTAGGGTTTTAAAATCCATGCCCATAGATTTGAAgttaaatttctttttcaaagtgAAGAATATGGTAGAAGATATGGTTTTAGTAGATCATGGATCCTTACTTGTATGGAGTTTATACTTTGAATGGCATGATTATGAGGATTTGGATAAGATGGATAAAAATTTGATCCTAAAATTTTTTAAGAAGTTCCCCACAGAACCATTAGCAATGATTTTGTATGCTTGGATATGTTCaagtttttccaaatatgataTTAGTGAGTTTGAcaataatgataagaagaatgaaaaaacTGAAACTATTCGGGAATCTGAAACCGAAACTGAAGATGACGAATTAAACGAACTAgtggaaaatgaagaagaagattccCAGACTTTAAAGGAAGATGATATCTTGATTGCTTTAAATGACAACATTTCTAAGGCTCAAAATAATGCATTGGCACATCGTATTATTTCTCAGTATTACATATTCTCTAAAGAATATGAAGCAGCACTACCGTACATCAAAAAAGGAATTTCTCTAGTCTCACACAAGATCAGAGATCTTGGATGTCAACTAATACATACTAAACGAGAATTTTCGTTGACCTTGGCGACATGCTATACTTACGTGGACGCTCCCCAATTTCATAATGCAGCAATGACACTATTCGACAGAATATTACAAGAATCGCCGGATAACACGCGAGCCAAGATGGGTAAAGGTATCATATATATCGAAAGAGAAAACTGGCAGGATGCCAACAAACTTTTAAAGGAGGTTATTAACGAATACCCAGATAATTTAGATGTTCTCTCAGAGCTTGGATGGACTAAAGCAAATTTGGGTCAATATGATGAGGCTATTGAAATGCTTTCTTCAGCCTTACGAATGATCACAGGTAATGATTTGAGGACCACGACCTTTAGAGCTTTGACGTTATGGAGACAGGCAAAGTCatatatcttcaaagagGCAGCTAACGTCAGTCAAGGCttagaaaatatcaaaCTGGCGTTCAAGATCTTGgttcaattaattaaagtCTTAGACACATATGCACCTGCTTATTCCACTTTGGGTGATCTCTACACCACATATTATAAGGATAGTGGAAGAGCGTTCAAGTGCTACTATAAGGCGTTTGAATTAGATGCTGGTGATCATATTGCAGCTAATTATATGACAGAGGTATACGCAAAGTCAAATAATTGGTCATCTGCTGTTCAAATTGCTGAAAGGTTAGTGAAAGCAGAGAAAGCAAAAAGAGTTCTACAAACGATGAATTGGCCTTATAGGGTTATTGGAATTGGTAATTTAGAAAGACAACAAGAAAGTGACTCTATTGAATGGTTCCAATCTGCCATCCGTGTTGACCCCAACGATGTTGAATCATGGATTGGCCTTGGTCAGGCATATCTAGGCTGTGGACGTATCGAAGCTTCCATAAAAGTATTTGAGAAAGCCATTGAACTAGATTCGTCACATACATATGCCAAGTATTTCAAAAGTATTGCTCTCTCCGAAATGGGTGAGTTCACTGAAAGTATTCCTCTTTTGAAAGAGATCACTGGAACACATCCTGAAGAAGAGACATTTCAAGTATCATTGGCTACCACACTTGTTAACTATGCATACGACCTTTACTACGAGGGgtttttaatgaaatctaTATCTATTGTTTTAGACAGTATTGAAGTAATGAAGTTTATTGTTTCTGAGTTAAGTTGTTCAGTTCAAAATCTGTGGATCTCTCTCTCTCGtgctttgaaattatttgtcTTTGTTGAATCCAGGATTGATTGCTTACCAGTGGAAAGCCTGGTTGAAATTTTCAGTTCGAAAGGGTTGATAGGAACCAAGGACGTCGATCAAATTGATGACGTCGAGCTAAAAACCATTTTAGCATCTTCAGATGAGGATAACATTACCATTGGATGTCAATTCTTAATCTTGGCAGCTAAATATGCAATTCCTTCGGAAAACTTGACTGAGTATGCAGCAACTGTTAGGTCTGCTTTATGGTGCAATATTGGTGTCACAGAACTGACTGCTTCCCTTGTTTTGAAAGAGGCAAAATTTAGAGATGCAGCTATTTTCTCCTTCAAGAGATCGATAAAATATCAGTCAAATACCACGGAAGCATGGATTGGTTTAGGTATTGCTACAATGGATGTTAACTATCGTGTCTCTCAGCATTGTTTTATTAAAGCCGTTGCATTGGCACCAaaggatattgaaatatcatTTAACCTCGCCATGCTAGCCTTAAAGAATAATGATCTGGAGTTTGCTGAACAGATATTGATGAGGTCACAAAGTGTAGCTCCTCAAGATTCGTCGCCATGGCTGGGTCTTGCTTtaatattggaaaagaatGGTAATACAGCAGATAGCTGCAGTCTCTTCGCACATTCCTTTATTTTATCTAATGGAAGGTCCAAAATGTCACAGTTATTGTATGCCAAAAGTACTTTACAAAAGTACATTggtaatgaaaatgatgaaagaaatattcaGGTTGTTGAAGAGTTAACCACAGTAATTAATGCATTGGaccaatattttaaaaaagaaCCAGAGAATGCTTTTGCTCTAGAATGCGCCTTACTAACATTGGAGAGACTAcataattttaaatttgctAATAATCTATCAGAAAAATTAACCGAGCTATTGGAAAgtagatttgaaaaaactcaaaatgaaaatgagtTGTTCAATTTTGCTATAATTCGAGCCCAGTTCGCACGTATCCAACTAGGgttaagaaatttcaagTCAGCCATTGAAAACTCTGAACTTTCTCAAGGTATTCTAGCGGATTTCAGTAACGATAGGGTGATTTCTGCACAAATTTCCAATCATATTTGCCTTGGATTaagttatttttttttagatgattttgatgaaacaCTTGCTCACTTccaagaattattaaatatatcaaaGGACTCCAAAAATTTAGTCCTCTTGATTGTGAAAGTTTTATATGAGGTTGGTACACCTGATACTAAACTGATTGCAATGCAGGAATTAACAGACTATGTTAAAACACAAGGTGTTGATCTACTCACTACATTGACAATTGCTGCAATGACTATCTTAgataaaaagaaagaagattttaGAACAATtctgaaagaattgaacaCTATGAATTTGTCGGACATGATCTTAGATACATACAAAGAGTCaccattattaattgaGCAAGTAGAAAGGAGCCTCTTTCAGGATAAAGCAGTCGATGCGGGCAAAAATACCTGGCAGAGAACCGCATTTTTATTCCCCAACGATTATAAGTCATGGAGTAAATTAGACAAGAGAATAGAGAGACGTGTATCTAGCAATTCAGCATGTAAGATAACTGCCCAAAAGATGAGTGACATTTATTATTCGTCAAagaatcaaagaaatatccAAAGGAGCCTGTTTTTGTGTCCTTGGAATGAAAAGGCTGTTATGGCTTTGAAGGAATGCTTTTAA
- the RPO26 gene encoding DNA-directed RNA polymerase core subunit RPO26 (ancestral locus Anc_7.544), translating to MSDYEEAFNEGNENFDNFDVEHFSDEDNFDTNNANEFKDGETKDANGNTIITGGLGPEQHKEEQIQRRKTLKEKAIPKEERTTTPYMTKYERARILGTRALQISMNAPVFVDLEGETDPLRIAMKELAEKKIPLVIRRYLPDGSFEDWSVEELIVDL from the exons ATGTCTGATTACGAAGAAGC TTTTAACGAAGGTAATGAAAACTTCGATAACTTTGATGTAGAACATTTCTCCGACGAGGATAATTTTGATACCAACAATGCTAACGAGTTCAAAGATGGAGAAACTAAGGATGCCAATGGGAATACTATTATTACAGGGGGATTAGGTCCCGAACAACACAAAGAGGAACAAATCCAGAGGAGAAAAACGCTTAAGGAAAAGGCTATCCCAAAGGAGGAAAGAACCACCACGCCATACATGACAAAATATGAAAGAGCAAGAATTTTAGGAACAAGAGCCCTACAAATCTCTATGAATGCGCCAGTCTTTGTTGATTTAGAAGGTGAAACTGATCCTTTACGAATCGCTATGAAGGAATTGGCCGAAAAGAAAATTCCTTTGGTCATTAGAAGATACCTACCAGATGGttcttttgaagattggAGCGTAGAAGAACTGATTGTCGATTTATAA